Genomic segment of Thermoanaerobaculia bacterium:
AGCATGGACAGGGGAGGGACAAGCTTCTGCCAGAGATGGGTCTGGAGATAAGGATTGATGTGTCCCCCAGCCCGGGCTCGCCGAAGATGGCGATAGAGGGTTAAAAAATTCATTTCCTGAGGTTTATTCGTTTCGAGGAGAAGATCAGACTTCGAATCGGGAAAGGGGTAATCCCGCCGATTAAAGACATTGTAAGACAGCACCTGATCTCCGTTAAACTCACGCTCCCAACCGTCTACAAAAACCCAGCGGTTTTCATGCCAGATGAGACGATCCGCATGGGTTCGGCGACGGATACCCATATGTTCATCCCACTCAATAACAAAAACATCATTCAGGGTTTCGAGGGGAACATCAGCCCATGCATATCCAACGAGGTGATTGGCTGACAGCATATTTAACCGGTAATCCCCGGGAATGTTCCGGAATTTTCCCGGATCCTTTCCTTTCATAATCTGACGGTACATGACCGCCTTCTTATTGGCGAGAGGCATCAAGGTTTCGGCAAAAAGAAATCCGACGGTGGCCATGACCAGGGCAACAAGAAGAAATGGCGTCATGGTTCTGTGCAGTGAGATGCCCAGAGAACGAAAGGCCGTAAATTCTTTGTTACGCTCCAGAGTACCGATCGTAAGCGTAAGGGCAATCAGGATACTGATGGGGGAGGCCTGTTCGTAGAGCATCTGCGGCATGGCAAAGAGATAGTGCCTCCACACTACGGAAAAGGCTACGTTATGGCGCTGAATTTCATCGATAATCTGGGTGAAATCGATAACGACATAAAGAGAGGCCAGGGTAACGATCACCATGAGAAAAATCACGACGAATAACGACCAGATATAGGTGTCAATACGGGTAGGAAAACTGCCCAGTCCTTTATGAAAGGTCACTTTGGACAGCAGGTTGGGAATCACTGCAGAAAAACGGCGTCCCTGGCTGAGTCTGCGGCCACGGAATTGGTAATAGAGGGCAAAGAGGACGAGGACAAAGGAAGGACCCCAGGATGCAATAAATATGTTTAACTTTCCCTGCGCGGCCATGTTTTCGCCAATAGCCATAACAATGTAGTAAATAATGATAAAGAGGAGAGAGAGTACAAAGGCAGATGTTCCCTTGAGCTGAGGCCGGCGGAAGGTGTAGGCCATTGCAAGCCATGCAAACAGGATACATGCAGCGGGGAAGGTCAATTTACGGTTCAGTTCGATAAGAACCCGGCGATATTCAAAGTCATTGGAGGGATTGTTCACCTTCTGAAGGAGTTCCGTTAGGGTCATTTCCAGAGGCCCCTTGGAAGACGTGGATCGTTCAAAGGGGGTCGCGATTCTGTTTAACAGGATGTTCTGCTCTTTGTTTGTGTTGATCTGATACCGTTCCGGGGATGATGTTTTTCTGAGATTGGTAATATGGGTCACGACCCCGGAAAGCTTTAGCCAGAGTTCCATTCCGGAAGAATCTGAAAAGAGGTCTCCGCTTTTAGCCGTAAGAATGCGAAGCGTAGGGTAGTCATTTTCAAAGATGGTGACATGTTTCCAGTGGGTCTTGGATGTGTCCATATCTCCGATGTAAAGAATCTTGTTGGGAAAGGAATCGATGAACTGTCGACTGTTGATGTTCTGGGACATGGCACTGCGCAATAGTTCCAGGCGATAATTGACCAGCGCCGAATTACTTCGGGGAAGAACGTAAATCTGGAGGAAAGCTGTAAGAAATGCGAATCCCAGGCCCGCAAGGATAAATGGTGTAATAATCTGTTTTCGCGTAAATCCCAGGGACATGAAGGCGAGAAGTTCATTGCTGCGCTGCAAATGAGAAACGGCAAAGAGAATTCCAAAGAGCAATCCCATGGGTACCGTCATCACGAGAAGTCCGGGCATGGAGAGAAGGATGATGTGAGATGCTTTCAGAAACGGGATACCCTGACGAAGGGAAAGTTCGATAATCTCAAAAAATGCTCTGACGAGAAATAGGGAAAGGTAGAAGCCGACACCCAGGGAGACGGCAGGAAGAATCGTGCGCAGGAGATAGCGGGAAGCCTTGCTCACCGGTGCAGTTTACCAGAAATATAACTTCCGATAAGATATATTATGTAAACTTTTATTCTAATTACCATGCCGTTATGCCATAAAACCGTGCATGCTTTGAATTCGTGTGTTTATTTGTTTGCGATTTGTTCAGCTGTCCAGGCGTCGCTGTGAGGGACCCGGTACACTTTCCCTGCGTAACTGCTCGATGATCTGCTGTAATGTCTTTATGATCTCATCACGGGAAACTTCCTGCTTTTGAAACTTAAGGCTTAAACTGAAGTGGCCTTCCTGGGGGGAAACCCGGAAGACAAAGGGGCGCAGTTTTTGATACTGATCCGAATCTTCTTCTTCGGGATCTGCTTCCGTCCCCTTACGTAACTCTCGCATTGCCTGGCGATCCCCGCCGGCTGCGTAAAGGTCAACCAGATTTCTCATGTCCATCAGATCGTCGGCCTTTGCTATTTCAAGAAGGATACTCTTGGCGCTAATGTCGGCGTGCCGACAAAGTTCACGAATCTCATCGGGGATTCGGCTGAGGGTTAAAGATTCTGTAATGGTTGAGCGGCTTTTCCCTACTGTTTTTGCAATCTTATCGTGCGTGTAATTGTACTTATTTTTCAGGGTCTGATATCCATGAGATTCTTCAAAGGGATTCAGGTCCCGCCGCTGAAGGTTCTCAATTAGTGCAATTTCAAGGATTTCAGATTCGTTCAAAATTTCCATCTCGATACAGGGCACTTCGGTGAGCCCCAGCTTCATTGCAGCATGGAAGCGTCGTTCCCCGGCGATGATCCTGTACCTTCCCTCTTCCACTCTGTGAACAAGGAGAGGCTCCAGGATGCCGTGAGATTTAATCGACTCGGCTAAATCGTCGACCTCCCCTACCGAAGTTCTGGGCTGGTCGGGATTGACTTCGAGGGAAGAAATCGGGAGATGTCGGCCCAGGGGGTGGTCGTCCCGGTTGAAGAGTTCATCAACGTAATGGTGGGTATGCCGCATTCCACGCTCATTGGGGAGACCACGTCGTTTAGACACGGCTGAGCACCTCCTCGGATAATTTATAGTAGTCAACAGCGCCATGGCTGTTTGGCGCGAAATCGAAAATCGATTCACGATAGGCTGGGCTTTCTTCAAGACGAACGTTTTTCCGTACGACTGTTTTAAAGAGTTTTGAGCCGAATACTTTTTTAATTTCTTTGTAAATATCTCTGGATAAAATAGTTCTACCGTCAAATAGCGTAACCACGGCACCAAGAATCTGAAGGTTTGGATTCATTCTTTTTTTAATTTTATCGATGGTTTCCAGAAGATCATCTGTTCCCTCCAGCGCGTAATAGGAAGATTGGATGGGAATCAGAATATGACTCGCTGCAACCATCGCATTGACCGTGAGAAGGCCTAGAGTCGGAGGGGTATCGACGAGAACCATGTCAAAGGATTCTTCCACCGTGGCGACAAGATCCTTAAGACGGAAATGGGCATCGATCTCCCCCATCATCACAGATTCAAGCTTGGCCAGAGTGATGTGGCTGGGCGCCACGGCAAGATTCTCCTTGCTCGAATGTTGTATGACCTGTGTCATGGGCACATCACCGGAGAGGGCATCCAAAATCGTGGGACGGCCCGGTTCAAAGGGCACAAAGGACATTGACGCATTTGCCTGTGGATCCATGTCCACGAGAAGTGTCTTCAACCCTTTATGAGCAAGGGCTGCGGCAAGATTGATCGCTGTTGTGGTTTTCCCCACCCCACCTTTCTGGTTCGTTATCGTGATGATCATGATTACATTTTGTACTTTCCGAAATCTTCCACATCAAGGGATTCAAACCATTTTCTCAGCTGGTCCTGGTTTTCCTGGTCATCCAGTTTGATGCTCTGGGCATGCTTCAGGACTTCAGGATCGGCAAAGATGGGGACTTCACAGCGCACCGCAAGCGCGATCGCGTCAGAAGGCCGTGAATCGATGGTGAAATCTTTATCCAAGCTTTTTGCATGAATTTCCGCGAAGAAGGTGTTGTCTTCCAGCTTGGATATCACTACGTCTGTCACCGTCGCGCCGAGTTCTGCGAAAACGTTTTTCAGAAGATCGTGTGACATCGGGCGCGGTGTCTTAACGTTGTCAAGTTTCAGGGCTATGGCATTCGCTTCGTAAATCCCAATCCAAATGGGAAGAAGCAGGTCTGCGTCTTCCTGCTTTAGAAGAATGACCGGCATATGGTTCACCGGGTCCAGAACAATACCCTTTAAAATCATTCGTATATGCTCAGTCATATCACCTGTAGGATAAAAACTTTTCACTGGAAAGTCAAGGATAAATGGCCGCACCTTCCCATCCTCCCCTGCTTTTGAAATGAAGAATACGGGGCCTGATTGAACCGCAGCAAGCCGCAGGGATCAGCGTCTATCGATTCTGAGGAACACGTCTGCCGCTCAGTGAATGGGCGTGTGCGCGGGTGATCTCAACGTCGATCCAGGAACCGGGACCAATATCAGAATTGATATCAACGAGATTCACAACGCGGTTGCAATGGCTGCGGCCCGACCAGCGAGACGGATCTTTGCGGGACTGTCCCTCCACAAGTACGGTCAAGGTTGTGCCGACAAGCGCCTGGTTGATCTCAGCCTGGATCTCATCCTGAATGCGGATTACATCGGCCAGGCGCTTATCCTTGATTTCAGGAGCTACATCATCATTCACCTTTGCAGCGGTCGTACCCCTTCGTGGAGAATACTTGAAGGCAAAGAGGGTCGCGAACCTTGCCTTTTGGATAAGATCAAGTGTCTGTTCATGGTCCTCCTCGGTCTCTCCGGGAAATCCTACAATCATGTCGGAGCTCAGAACAGCGTCGGGAATTTTATCTCGAAGCCTGGAAAGCAGGTCAAGGTATTCGTTACGCGTATATTTACGGTTCATGCGTGTAAGAATCGCATTGGATCCGCTCTGGACGGGAAGGTGAAGGTAACGACTGATATTTGGATGCCCGGCCACCGTATCGATCATGTCCTGAGTGAAAAGCTTCGGATGAGAGGTTACAAATTTCAGGCATTTCAGACCGGGTACACGGGCTGCCCGTTCCAGAAGTCCGTCAAAGTTCGTACCGGTTTCCGGACACTGGTACGCATTAATGGTCTGCCCGAGAAGCATGATATCGGTACGGTTGGACTCGACCAGGGCATGGATTTCCGTCAGAATGCTCTCTACAGGTCGGCTCCGTTCTCTTCCGCGGGTATAGGGGACGATGCAGAAGGAACAGAACATGTTACAACCTTCGATAACCGTCAGGAGAGCTGTATGGGTTCCTGAACGGTAGATCGTCTCATAGTCATAGGTGATATCATCGGATAGGTGCGTGGAGGCAAGAGGATCAAGCGTTTCAAGATGGTTGAGAATATGGTCGATCTGAGCCGGACCAATGACCAGATCGACGTGAGGGGCACGGTTCAGGAGTGAATCCCGGTATTGCTGGGCTACACAACCGGCCACGACGATGCGTCGGCTCGGGGCCGCACTTTTCCATTGTTTTAACCGGCCAAGGTAGGCAAAGATTTTTTCTTCCGCCTTTTCACGGACACTGCATGTATTCAGAATGACAAGGTCGGCATTCTGCTCGGAAAGTGCTATTTCCCATCCCGCTTGAACGAAATGTCCAGCCAGTCTCTGGCTGTCAAGCTCATTCATTTGACAGCCCCAGGTTTTAACGTGGATTCGTCTTACCTCAACCAACCCGGGAGGGCTCCTGCCTTTCGAGCTTCGTCGGGAAGATTTGCAAGGGTCTGTTTTGCAGTCTCCAGGTCCTTTTTGGTCTGCTCAAGCTCCTTCACAGCCTGATCCCAGGCCGGTTTGATGACCGAATCGCGATAGGAAGGGTCGTCCCAGCGATAAAAATCAGTCTGGAGGCGGTTGATTTCACTCTGAATATTCTGAACGCGCTGTTCCAGTCGGTCGACCTGAGAGCGAGCCGATTTCATCCTCGTCTGCCAGTACTCTTCCCCTTTTGAGTTCGTATCCTTGTATTCGGATAATTCCGGAAAGTCTCCGCCGGGAGATTTGGGAGCAATCGTCAATCGCTCCGCACTCTCCATCCGGGTCAGAGAATCGTTTGTGATCACAAGTGTGCTCTTACCCGCTGTTTCTTTGTTTCTCATTGCTTTCATATACAGGGATACCTTCTTGTCTTTAGCCTTCGCAGTATCCGTCTTTTTCGTCTTCGCAGACGATTCTTCCCCGGTCTTCTTGGATCCTGATTCCTGCGCAAGGCCGAAGGATGCAGCGATGAGGAGCGCCATGGTTCCAGCAAGGATATTTCGATTCATTTCTGAATCCTCCCGTATCGATCTTCCAGCCGCACGACGTCATCCAGGTGGGGTGTGGATACTTCAACCAGCCTGCAACCCCGTTCGGTGGAGAAGCGGTGGATAGTCCGCGGCGGGAGATGGTAGCCCTCCCCTACCATAAGTCGAATCGTTCGCCGATCCGTTCCGTCCCCCGTTTCGAGGATCATCTCACCTTCTATAACGTAGATGGTCTCCTCTTTCATTTCATGGTACTGGCGGCTTAATTCCTGACCGGGTTCGATGACGAGGATTTTCCCGGCATAGGAAGAAGTATGGGCAAAGATCAGTTCGTAACCCCAGGGTTTGTCAATCTTGGTTACATGATGGGGCAAAGGAGACCTCCGGGAATCGTGGAAACAAAACTCTCCATGAGAAATTCGTAGACTTCCTTCGCCGTCGAGAAGGTCATGGCTGTGGAAAGAAGATTCCGGGTGTGGTCGTAGTCTATTTTACGGAGCGTATCCTTTATGATGGGAATATAGGACGGTTCCATCGAAAGCGTTTCCACTCCCAGTCCGACCAGGGCGATGGCTCCAAGGGGGTCGGCAGCCATTTCTCCACAGACGCTGACCTGGCATCCCGAGGGGACGGCCTTGGCAACGACGCTGTGAACGAGGGATAAGATCGCCGGATGAAGGGGTTCGTACAGATAACTCAGGCGCTCATTATTCCTATCGATGGCCAGTGTATATTGGATCAGATCGTTTGTTCCAATCGCCATGAAATCCACTTCCTGAGCTACACGTTCGGCGATGACCGCGGCAGAGGGAACTTCGATCATGACTCCCAGGGATATATCTTTTACGTGGTCCTTCCCCTCGGCCTCAAGTTCCTGCGATATTTCAGCGATAAGGGCACGGGTCTGGCGGATCTCATTGATCCCTGAAACCATGGGCAGGAGCACTTTCAGATTTCCGACCCTGGCGGCTCGAAGCAGGGCACGAAGCTGAGGACGAAAGATGTCCAGATAGTTGAGACAGAGGCGGATCCCGCGCATTCCCATGACAGGATTATCTTCTGGAAGATGGAGAGTCTCACGGGCTACTTTTCGACCCCCGAGATCAAAGGTGCGGATAACAACGGGTTTCGGAGCCATGGATCGGAGGAGTTTTCGGTAAACTTTGTAATGGTCCTCTTCAGATGGGATCCGGGGCACCATGGTGAGGTAAAGGAATTCACTTCGATAGAGGCCGATGCCTTCCGCTCGATAACGGCGGACTAGGGAAAGCTCTGAGGAGAGTTCCAGGTTGGCCATGAGATGGATGGGGACACCGTCCATCGTGACAGACTCCCCCTTGCCCTCCCGTTCCAACCTTGCATAAAAGGTCCGATACCGCTGCTTTTTATTTCGATATTCTCCCAGGATGCTTTCATCGGGATTAATAATGACCTTGCCTTCGGTACCATCAACAATTACGATATCCCGATCTCCTGCCAGGTTGGTAATGGAGGGAACGCCGATGACAGTCGGGATCCCGAGTGCCTTTGCCATAATTGACGTATGCGAAGTCTGTCCGCCGGTTTCGGTAATATATCCGACAATCCTTTTATGGGTATACCTTGCCAGGTCCGATGGAGCAATGTCGTGG
This window contains:
- a CDS encoding LptF/LptG family permease, whose amino-acid sequence is MSKASRYLLRTILPAVSLGVGFYLSLFLVRAFFEIIELSLRQGIPFLKASHIILLSMPGLLVMTVPMGLLFGILFAVSHLQRSNELLAFMSLGFTRKQIITPFILAGLGFAFLTAFLQIYVLPRSNSALVNYRLELLRSAMSQNINSRQFIDSFPNKILYIGDMDTSKTHWKHVTIFENDYPTLRILTAKSGDLFSDSSGMELWLKLSGVVTHITNLRKTSSPERYQINTNKEQNILLNRIATPFERSTSSKGPLEMTLTELLQKVNNPSNDFEYRRVLIELNRKLTFPAACILFAWLAMAYTFRRPQLKGTSAFVLSLLFIIIYYIVMAIGENMAAQGKLNIFIASWGPSFVLVLFALYYQFRGRRLSQGRRFSAVIPNLLSKVTFHKGLGSFPTRIDTYIWSLFVVIFLMVIVTLASLYVVIDFTQIIDEIQRHNVAFSVVWRHYLFAMPQMLYEQASPISILIALTLTIGTLERNKEFTAFRSLGISLHRTMTPFLLVALVMATVGFLFAETLMPLANKKAVMYRQIMKGKDPGKFRNIPGDYRLNMLSANHLVGYAWADVPLETLNDVFVIEWDEHMGIRRRTHADRLIWHENRWVFVDGWEREFNGDQVLSYNVFNRRDYPFPDSKSDLLLETNKPQEMNFLTLYRHLRRARAGGHINPYLQTHLWQKLVPPLSMLVLCLLAYGLIFRFPSHQTATLWQIGMSLGVGFIYWAITALFFKLGELNALPPLFAALSPVILIGWFGAYTFFDIKT
- a CDS encoding ParB/RepB/Spo0J family partition protein encodes the protein MSKRRGLPNERGMRHTHHYVDELFNRDDHPLGRHLPISSLEVNPDQPRTSVGEVDDLAESIKSHGILEPLLVHRVEEGRYRIIAGERRFHAAMKLGLTEVPCIEMEILNESEILEIALIENLQRRDLNPFEESHGYQTLKNKYNYTHDKIAKTVGKSRSTITESLTLSRIPDEIRELCRHADISAKSILLEIAKADDLMDMRNLVDLYAAGGDRQAMRELRKGTEADPEEEDSDQYQKLRPFVFRVSPQEGHFSLSLKFQKQEVSRDEIIKTLQQIIEQLRRESVPGPSQRRLDS
- a CDS encoding ParA family protein, which encodes MIITITNQKGGVGKTTTAINLAAALAHKGLKTLLVDMDPQANASMSFVPFEPGRPTILDALSGDVPMTQVIQHSSKENLAVAPSHITLAKLESVMMGEIDAHFRLKDLVATVEESFDMVLVDTPPTLGLLTVNAMVAASHILIPIQSSYYALEGTDDLLETIDKIKKRMNPNLQILGAVVTLFDGRTILSRDIYKEIKKVFGSKLFKTVVRKNVRLEESPAYRESIFDFAPNSHGAVDYYKLSEEVLSRV
- a CDS encoding bifunctional nuclease family protein, which gives rise to MTEHIRMILKGIVLDPVNHMPVILLKQEDADLLLPIWIGIYEANAIALKLDNVKTPRPMSHDLLKNVFAELGATVTDVVISKLEDNTFFAEIHAKSLDKDFTIDSRPSDAIALAVRCEVPIFADPEVLKHAQSIKLDDQENQDQLRKWFESLDVEDFGKYKM
- the miaB gene encoding tRNA (N6-isopentenyl adenosine(37)-C2)-methylthiotransferase MiaB, which produces MVEVRRIHVKTWGCQMNELDSQRLAGHFVQAGWEIALSEQNADLVILNTCSVREKAEEKIFAYLGRLKQWKSAAPSRRIVVAGCVAQQYRDSLLNRAPHVDLVIGPAQIDHILNHLETLDPLASTHLSDDITYDYETIYRSGTHTALLTVIEGCNMFCSFCIVPYTRGRERSRPVESILTEIHALVESNRTDIMLLGQTINAYQCPETGTNFDGLLERAARVPGLKCLKFVTSHPKLFTQDMIDTVAGHPNISRYLHLPVQSGSNAILTRMNRKYTRNEYLDLLSRLRDKIPDAVLSSDMIVGFPGETEEDHEQTLDLIQKARFATLFAFKYSPRRGTTAAKVNDDVAPEIKDKRLADVIRIQDEIQAEINQALVGTTLTVLVEGQSRKDPSRWSGRSHCNRVVNLVDINSDIGPGSWIDVEITRAHAHSLSGRRVPQNR
- a CDS encoding cupin domain-containing protein gives rise to the protein MPHHVTKIDKPWGYELIFAHTSSYAGKILVIEPGQELSRQYHEMKEETIYVIEGEMILETGDGTDRRTIRLMVGEGYHLPPRTIHRFSTERGCRLVEVSTPHLDDVVRLEDRYGRIQK
- the ptsP gene encoding phosphoenolpyruvate--protein phosphotransferase, which encodes MIHRGISACPGIAIGRAVIINHGGMEIHHSTLTESEITGELKRFREGLERARVNIRELHSHTRRVFGDELASVFLAHKMFLEDEVFLSKIEDLIRADRTNAEWAVHVVTEDIKTRLKSAGDAYLSERVVDLEDVSRQIISALGGERVSENRDFTEDVVIIGHDIAPSDLARYTHKRIVGYITETGGQTSHTSIMAKALGIPTVIGVPSITNLAGDRDIVIVDGTEGKVIINPDESILGEYRNKKQRYRTFYARLEREGKGESVTMDGVPIHLMANLELSSELSLVRRYRAEGIGLYRSEFLYLTMVPRIPSEEDHYKVYRKLLRSMAPKPVVIRTFDLGGRKVARETLHLPEDNPVMGMRGIRLCLNYLDIFRPQLRALLRAARVGNLKVLLPMVSGINEIRQTRALIAEISQELEAEGKDHVKDISLGVMIEVPSAAVIAERVAQEVDFMAIGTNDLIQYTLAIDRNNERLSYLYEPLHPAILSLVHSVVAKAVPSGCQVSVCGEMAADPLGAIALVGLGVETLSMEPSYIPIIKDTLRKIDYDHTRNLLSTAMTFSTAKEVYEFLMESFVSTIPGGLLCPIM